The Aedes albopictus strain Foshan chromosome 1, AalbF5, whole genome shotgun sequence genomic interval TTGACATCCGCGCCTAACGccgagagacgattttcgcctcgcataGCCCGCAGCACGTCTGCGTAGGACCTGTGCTTCACCCCTCGTGCGTTTACGAGCAGGATTCGGCTTGGTTTTTCTCAAAACTTTTTCTTTCCTCTTTCTACCAACCGTAGTCCAAGGGTTCCAAGGGTTCGCATCCCTGTTGTGGTTCAGCGCACGCGTGAGTTCCGCTCCACTTATCTGCGTGTCCTCAGTCGCTGAACTGCTCCTCGTTACCACTCGTTCCGGTAATTGAGGGGATTCTACCGTCGCGCTTGTGTCGGTGATCTAACCAGTCCACCTCTCGCGAACAGGTTGATCACCTCGCCCTCAGTGTTCTCGTTTCCGCTTCCTTTGATTATAAATGTATCCATCGCTGCAAAAAGGATCCCCCTAAGATCCGCAGTTCCTCTCTGCTACTGAAGTAGTCACCCGAGGAttccggtggttatctatgcaagcagaaaggccacccacgggttggcacaggcccttatatGATCTGAGCTCAGAGCCAGAATCAGCGCTAATGAGGGTTCTTCAACTGAgcctacctccacccagttagtttcctaagctgggtacagatagggaacgtactctaaggcctttccaaggttttatgggacggaaggcaactccgacattagcccatccgtcgtttcaggtcagtgtcagccggccctactaagaggatagaattccGTCGCCACCAGCACACTTCTACTCCGTGGTCATCTATGAGTGTACCATCTCGTTGACCAGCCCCATCGCGCGCGCGCCTGTATtccgtaatcaggaacttactggcattgCTCCTGATATGCCCGAGTCACCCCTTGAAGCACGCCTTTAGCGGCACATAAATGCCGAGGCACACTGTCCAGCTAACTCTGGATTCCAGTCTGCAATCGACTTGTTAGGCTCGCCTACAAGGAGCTTAACCGTGGAGATCTGCGCGCCTGCCTGGCCTTATCGCAGGCAGATTGATGCACTTGATGCACCTCACACTTCTGCTTGAGGGCGCCTGCAAGTTCCTCGCGTTCAgcgacctcgtctaggtttttacaCTGAAGAGTCGCATTCGCCAACAGCGCTCCTACCGGCACCTTCTCACCCAGAACCCTGTGCCTTGTAGGACGCGCATGTTTTggccgcctccttcttcagcGCTTTGTTCTGGTACGTCGGATGCTTTTCACATCCGCGCTCAGCGACGCAAGACGATTTTCGCTCCTCGTGGCCCTGAGTACCTCGGCATACGTTTCCGCCTCGATCTTAAAGATCAGCGTGTCGGTGTTCTTGTGCTTGCGAGCTGCCTTAGTCTTCTTTCTCAGTGGCTTCTCCTTACGTACCGGGATCCTAGGGTTCTCCTTGCATTGACCCCTGATCTCCTTGGGGTCAGTCTCTTGAGGCTTGGTTTTCTCGTCCCTTGCGCGCTTCGTAACCGGCCTAGGAGCCTGATTATTAGCGCTGGCCATCCCCGTCATCCTCGACGGTCCGCCTTCCACTGCCGGATGCTTCTTGCCTTCAGCGGTCGAACTTCTTCGACAGGTGTCGGCCGTGTTTCGGCCGTGCAGCTCTAGCCATGACTTGGTGTGCCCTCTCCCCTACAGATCCGGCGAGCTACGTGATTTCGTCCGCCATTGCCGAAACAAAGAAGAAGCTGTCCCTTTGGATGGACCTCTCCTCTTTGCACGCATCGACCGCAATCTGTTCCTCGTCCGGAAGGCAGTACTCCTTCTTTGGCCAGTTCCACCGACTTGAGGAGCAAGCAGACCTTGGCTTGCGTGAGGTCCATGCTGATGTGGTTTCGCCAGCTGGTGTACCCAATCAGCTTATTGAGTTGCTCAACGATTACGATTAGGCGCCGCCCACAAATTATGAAACGCTTCGAGAGGGGGAGCGGGgtcagaaaatgtcgattttactGTCACGTAAGAAACGTATGCTGCCTTACTACATGTTtcctcttctctgtcttcttccaGGTGGCAAACCAATCACACCGACCGGCGACCAGAACCTACTGAACGGTAGTGCACCAAAGGACAGCAGTCACCCGGCGGAAAACGGTGGCAGCACAGTGGTGGACGGCGTTGCGACAAAGCTCGATGTAAGCCATTCTCCTTCACAAATCTCTCTCTTCAGAAAACGACCCTCTAAACATTCTCCGTGTGTGTTCTCTTTCAGGCGGCGCAACTCCAAAGCCAACCAAACGGAACGAAATCTCCTCAAAAAGGTGGAGCGGCGGCGACGGCGGACGGCTCGCCTCACAAGAACGGCGGAAGTCAGGGGGCGACGGCAGTGCCGTCCCAAACGACGTCCACAACGACCCCGGTCAGCAACCAGGTGATAGCGGGACCCCAGTCGGCGACCCACGTCGTCATCgacgagaagaagaagaaaaagtgcGCCTGCTGCGTAATACAGTAATCGGGAAGAGGGCAGCTCTGTACTGTATCTGCTCTGCTGTTGGGCGGTTTTCTTTTTGTCGTGTCGCGTCGCGTCGCGAAACGACGACTAGTTCGCGTAGTAGGCGCAGCCGTTCGGGAAGGGGGGGAGTTGTGTACGTACGGTTTGGCTGTGTGCGTGTGAGTATCCATGATGGTTTTTGTTATTCGGTTGCGATGATAGAGGTTGCAAGTGTGTGTGTGAGAGTGAGAGGATCGGAGGAATTTGCTTTCGTCGTTGtcgaaaaatattgtttttttttctttgtttacaTCGTTTTGTAAGAGTTTTTTAACGCCAATTTTAAGTTGCAAAGTTAGTTTAGTTTTCACATTCTCACATTAGTGACAGTCGGAAATTAGGACCAGAGAGTAAGCAAGAGTCAAGGTTACTTTACAAAAGAAAAAGAGTAtctaaattatttttatttttccgtgTGGTGACCGTGTAAAGATGTCGCCGGAATGACAGATGAGCGAGAGAATGTTACATAACAAGTGGAAAGGAAACAAATACGATTATGTATCTCTGTGTAACTGTAAACCTATGTAACAATTTACTGTAATTTAGGACAAATAATGCTTCGAGGGTGGTTCGGTGCCGGTTTGGCCCTGGCCAGAGCAGGGTAGGAATGTTAGGATCCTATCGTGGACAGAGCAGCCGATGGCGGTCCACCGAACTATGTTTTATATATaggtgtgctcattctgcgaatggagtgacgtgagaaaagtcggagtcgtatatcgaggtgagaaatctcgactcgaatgaggtgactctccatttgatttacacggtgagtcacttcattcgagagtggattcctcatctcgatatacgactccgacttttctcacgtcactccattcgcagaatgagcacaaggaTTTTAAATTAACAGACTCAGTTTCTTTATGATTATTTATACATATATTCTAAAGCATACAAAACAATGGTAATCAACTACGATTAGTATTGAGGTTAAGAGCAATGTTAGGTTCGGACATCTGCAAGGGAAGGAATGATATTTTGAAGTGCTAGATTAAAAGGTGCGAACATGGATAAGCCGTGGTCTTCTTCGGGAGTTTTTGGCAGCTCCTTTTGACATTATTTATACTTACAGAAATAATGACTTCCTAATGGACTTacccaccgatgaactgaattctctcggtccgagaattttgtcactagagcggggccgttgcCAGTCTGAATCATCCAATTCTGATTGAAATCGGCGACGCTCTAGTGGCAAAATTCTCGGactgagtgaattcagttcatcggtggatcAGACCATTGAATGCTCAGTGGTTCACTAAAATGAACTCATAAACTTTGTTTCTCAGAAGAAGATATCAACTGGTCGAATGAACCAAGAACCACCAAAAGTAATCAGACATTCACTCGATTAATAATGTGTTATGTTAGACTGCTACAAGAATCGTTATCGACTCCAAACGTCAAACTTTACCACGGCTTACCATGTGCGAGCAATTGGTACGAATAACGAAGCGGTAGGAATGAATTTTTCACtcgatgttttgaaaatgtgtatatTATTTCTTAAATCAAAGCAAGCATTGCATATACAGAGAGTCAGTCACACATCCATTAGAACTGTAGAATCCACCTCCTGTCTGTCTGTTGGAATCGTGAAAAGAAAACaagaacacacacacacatcgtCAGGTACTCAGTCGGTAAAGTAGGCTACGGCGATAACGGAATAGTCTAGTAATCGCTGTTACGCAGTAGGCGCAggaaaaattgaaaacattttagtgaaaacaaaaaaaaacacataaaatcGTAACTAAACAGAACCACGTGATTGTTAGTTGAAGCATATTAATTAAACAactgaaaacaaacaaaaataaactAATGTTTAAAGTGTCGAAATAGTTTAACGAAACTGGAAAATCAGCATGCTTTATGTGCTACAAAAAGAATATTATAATCAAGGGATTAACAAAATTCAATGCAAACATCCCTGTTGCAGAACGACAGTTTCACGCGCCTGCACGCCACTCCGCTCTCCCGTAAAACTTTTGACAACAACAAACAAAAAAACCGTGTACCCAAACGATATCCCAAATCAGcaaaaacagca includes:
- the LOC109422047 gene encoding uncharacterized protein LOC109422047 isoform X2; the protein is MVNSTATTPSQTHGGALYYVVEVPREEYMKQCAAQAHAAASAGGYPNASYQAQYAAHHQQFQNVHNTTILARLNSTESGWDNPFRPGGDLSREADEIVNLIKGGKPITPTGDQNLLNGSAPKDSSHPAENGGSTVVDGVATKLDAAQLQSQPNGTKSPQKGGAAATADGSPHKNGGSQGATAVPSQTTSTTTPVSNQVIAGPQSATHVVIDEKKKKKCACCVIQ